The genome window AAGAGGTTCACGAGGCCGTCAACGACTACTCGCTGCGTGGGATCGGCCAGGCTGCCACACGGCTCGCCCAGTTCGGCAACGAGTACATCCAGCGCAACGAGCCCTGGAAGCTCACCGACGACGACCCAGAGAAAGCGGCACAGGTTATCCGCGACTGCGTCCAGATCGCTAAAGCCGTCGCCGTCTTGCTCGAGCCGATCGCCCCCGAGAAGGCCCAGGCGCTGTGGGAGCAACTCAGCGAGGACGGCCAGATCGCCGACGCCTACCTCGAGGATGCTCTCGAGGCACCGCCACGGACCTTCGAGGAACCCGGTGAACTCTTCGAGAAGGTCGAAGACGACCGCGTGGACGAACTCAACACGAAACTCGAAGAGCGCGTCGCCGCGGCTGCGACGGACGAGGCGGACGCTGGCGCGGACGAAGAAACCGAAAGTGACGACACCGACGACGAGGAATCGGGTGACATGACCGACACCGACGACCTCGAGGCGCTTGCCGACGACCGCATCAGCTTCGACGACTTCCAGGACCTCGACATCCGCGTCGGGCGCATCGAGACCGCCGAGGGCATCGACGGCGCGGACGACCTCGCCCGTCTCGAGGTCGACATCGGGTTCGAGACCCGCCAGGTCGTCGCAGGTATCAAGCAACTGCACAACCTCGAGGAGCTGCCCGGCGAGACGTGTATCCTGCTCGCGAATATGGAACCAGCCGAACTGTTCGGCGTCGAATCGAACGGGATGATCCTCGCCGCTGGTGAGGAGGCCGATCTGCTGACAACCCACGGCGACGCAGCCGTCGGCGAGAAAGTCCAATAGCGTCCTCGCGAGTTTTTCGATTCTGCCGTCCGGCGCACAGGCAACAGTCGAGCCCACGTGAGCGGTCGACGTCAGGGCGGGAGTTGAAGCTGATTCCAGTAGGCCAACAGCCCGTATCCGACCAGCAGTGCCGCCGTCACGAGCGTGTAGTGGAACCTACTGGCTCGTCCCCAGTAGCCATCTCGCCAGGCCAACACGGTGAAGGCGACCGTCACGAGCGTCGCCATCAGCCCCAACAGCGGAAGAACGAACAGCAGCCGATAGGGCAACGGCAGCATGCTAAACAGCGTTCCCGGATAGACGAACAGCAACAACGCTGCCGTTCCCGCGAGGAACGCGAAGACCGCGCCGACGGCGGCACCTGCAGTCAGTCGCGCGAGCAGCGGCCCACGCCCCTCGAGCGCCGAGTTCCCGGAAGCGGGCGGCCACTGCCGCCAACCGGGATCGGCCCCACGTCCCCCGCCAGTCGCTCCCGGCCGAAATCGCTCCCAGAGTGCGTGCGCTGGCCAGCCGACGACCGCCGAGAGCATGACGAGCAGGCTGGCGGCGATCAAGACGGCCTGAATCGGCGTCTGCTCGAGGGGCGGTTGGCGTTCGAACGCCTGGATGCCCTGAAAGCAGTGACTCGCCCGGTCGTCGTCCTCGAGTCGAAACGCGAGCCTGTCGTCGCCGTCGGCCGCACGGAAGACCAGTGGCTCGAGTTCGACCCACTCGCTTGTCTGGCCCCCGGTCTCGGTATACAGGGTGCCGTCGGCTGCGACGGTGACGTCGACCGTCGGTGCCTGAACCGTGGTCACTGGCCTGGCTTCCGTCGTTCGGTCCACCCGAACCGCACGGTAAGTCCCCTCGAGCGCCTCGGCGTGGGCGGGCGTCCCCTCCGGCTCGAGGGGATCGGACTCGTCGGCCGGGAGGAACGCCTCGAGGAACGCATCGATGAACTCGACGCGAGCCGGGCCGCCGCCGTCGCCGTTGAACGAGACGAAGACGCCGAGGTCGTCTTCGGGAGCGAGCACGAGTTCGCTGTGGAAGGTCGCCGTCGCGCCGTCGTGGCGCACCAGGCGGTGGTCGCCCCACGTGTCCTCGATGAATCCGAACGCGAAT of Natrarchaeobaculum sulfurireducens contains these proteins:
- a CDS encoding serine hydrolase domain-containing protein; amino-acid sequence: MVNVNETSRRTLLAGTASGIATAVGARSAVGRRDATDVFAQSAAADDVESFVDAEIDRLLEAHAVPGATVAVVLGDDIVLAKGYGEANRETGTAVSGEETLFRIGSVSKPFVWTAVMQLAETGAVDLETDVTEYLESVSVPSFDDGTDDPITLAHLATHTAGFDEQLRGLFLDSPEAVRPLEVALEETMPERVRPPGDLISYSNHGTALAAQVVADVTGQPFEVYVEERIFEPLGMDRSTFVQPVPDDRADDVAQGYVHSFGTYQPLSIDWIDVAPAGSMVSTAAEMGEFVRAQLGTVDEPAVFPGDARDRLHEQWFTHHEELDGFAFGFIEDTWGDHRLVRHDGATATFHSELVLAPEDDLGVFVSFNGDGGGPARVEFIDAFLEAFLPADESDPLEPEGTPAHAEALEGTYRAVRVDRTTEARPVTTVQAPTVDVTVAADGTLYTETGGQTSEWVELEPLVFRAADGDDRLAFRLEDDDRASHCFQGIQAFERQPPLEQTPIQAVLIAASLLVMLSAVVGWPAHALWERFRPGATGGGRGADPGWRQWPPASGNSALEGRGPLLARLTAGAAVGAVFAFLAGTAALLLFVYPGTLFSMLPLPYRLLFVLPLLGLMATLVTVAFTVLAWRDGYWGRASRFHYTLVTAALLVGYGLLAYWNQLQLPP